Genomic window (Azospirillum lipoferum 4B):
GCCAGCCGGTCCTCCGGCATGGCGCGGTCGGCCAGCTTGCGCACCAGCAGCGCCGCCAGCGCCGGGCCGAAGCCGTCGCGCGCCAGCACCGCGTCATACAGGAAGGGGGCGAGGCCGCTTTCCTCCTCCGCGACGCGGGCGGCATCGGCGCGCAGGCGGCGCCACAGCGATTGTTCGACCGATTCCGCCGCCTCCCGCACTGCAACGTCCAGGCTGTCCATCGCCATCACCCCTTCCCGCGGGGCGTGCCCCGCGATATCCGCTCGCCATATCCGAAGGATGCTACTGTGGTGAGACGCCCCCGGTCCGGTCAAGGCCGTTGCCATCAAGGCTGCCTCCCGCTGCGCCGGTGGCCTCGTGCCCATCGCCGGCGTGCGCCCGCCGGAAGGCCTGCGGCGACCGCCCTTCCCGCTTGGTGAAGAAGCGCGAGAAATAGGCCGGATCCTCGAAGCCCAGGGCATAGCCGATCTCCGCCATGCCGTGGCTGGTATAGATTAGCGACCGTTTGGCCTCCAGCATCAGCCGGGCATGGACCAGCTGCAGGGTCGACAGGCCGGTGACGCGGCGGCAGGCGGCATTCAGCCGGCCGGGGGTGACGCCCAGCGCCGCGGCATAGCGCTCCACCGGCCAATGCTGGCTGAACCGCTCGTCGATCATCGGCCGCAGCCGGGCGAGCAACCGCAAGTCGGGGGATTGCCCCGGCCCGTCCCGGCCCGCCCCGTCCCGCCGGCCGGCCTTCAGCCGCGCCACGGCGACAAGCAGCAGCATCACATGGGCCGAAATCGCGCTGGCGCGGCCGACATGGTGAGCGCGGAACTCCCCCCGGATGGCGGCGAAGGCATGGGACAGCGCCGCCGCCTCGTCCGATCCCTCTTCCAAATCCCAGGCCAGCGGCAGGGGCGGAGCCTCGCGCAGCTCCGCCTCCGGCGCGGCGGCAAGCACGCCGGCCAGGAAGCCCTCCGACATGGTCAGCACATGGCCGTCGGTGCCGGCATCGAAGCGGAAGCCGTGCACCACCTGCGCCGGAACGACGATGAGGGCGGGGGCGCGAAAGGCGGTTTCCACCCCATCGGCGGTCAGCCACCCACCGCCGCCGGTGACCAGAAGCGCGTGGCTCAACCCGTCGTGGCGGTGGGGCCGGACCTCCCAATTGTACAAGCGCATCCGTTCCGGGATCGTCTCGATATGGACGAAGCGCAGCTCCGGGACGGCCGGCGGTTCGCCATAGAGCCAATAGCGGGGAATGGGTTCGGCACTGTGGGCAAGCTGGGCGGACATCGCACGGGCTCCGACGGTCTGGCGATGAAAAGTACAAGGCTTTCACCGGTTCGTCTATGTCCGGCCGTCCGCTTCCGGGAATAGCATGACCAATAATCATCGGCGCACAAAACAATTGGCGCCGCAGCGCCGAATCCGGCTTCCCGAAGAGGGCGAGAGACATGCAAACCACCAGTTCGACCCGTACACAGGTCGCCATCGTCGGCGCCGGCCCGGCCGGCCTGTTCCTGTCCCACCTGCTGCACCGCCAGGGCATCGAGTCGGTGATCCTGGAGCACCGCAGCCGCGAGGAGATCGAGGGCACCATCCGCGCCGGTGTGCTGGAGCAGTGGGTGGTCGACCTGATGAACGACATGGGCCTCGGCGACCGCATGATGCGCGAGGGCCATTTCCATTCCGGCATCACCCTGCGTTTCGACCGGCAGAGCCACCACATCGACATGGCGGAGCTGACCGGCGGCAAGCGCGTCACCGTCTATGCCCAGCACGAGGTGATCCGCGACCTCGTCTCCGCCCGGCTGGAGGATGGCGGCAGCATCCTGTTCGGCGTGTCCGACGTGCAGTTCCACGACCTCGACGGCAAGACGCCGCGCGTGCAGTTCCGCCGCAGCCCGGACGGCCCGGTGGAGGAACTGCGCTGCGATTTCGTCGCCGGCTGCGACGGCTTCCACGGGCCGAGCCGGCAGGCGATCCCCGCCGCCACGCGCACCGAATACCAGATCGTCTATCCGTTCGGCTGGCTCGGCATCCTGACCGAGGCGCCGCCGTCGCACCCCGAACTGATCTATGCCAACCACGAGCGCGGCTTCGCCCTGCTCAGCACCCGCTCGCCGGAGGTGCAGCGGCTCTACATCCAGGTCGATCCCAAGGACGACATCGCCAACTGGTCCGACGACCGCATCTGGTCGGAACTGCACCGCCGGCTGGAGGACGAGAGCGGCTGGACCCTGAAGGAAGGTCCGATCTTCCAGAAGGGCATCATCGCCATGCGCAGCTTCGTCTGCGATCCCATGCAGCACGGCCGCCTGTTCATCGCCGGCGACGCCGCCCACATCGTTCCCCCCACCGGCGCCAAGGGCCTGAACCTGGCGGTCGCCGACGTGCTGGTGCTGTCCCGCGCCATGACCGCCTATTACAAGACCGGCAGCAGCGAGGGGCTGGACCGCTACAGCGCCACCTGCCTGCGCCGCATCTGGAAGGCGGAACGCTTCTCCTGGTACATGACCACCATGCTGCACCGGAACGAGCACGAATCGCCCTTCGAGCAGCGCGTGCATCTGGCCGAGCTGGACTATGTCGTCCACTCCCGCGCCGCCATGACCGCGCTGGCGGAGAATTACGTGGGGCTGCCGATGGAGTGAGTGGGGCTACTGCGGCTGCCCCCCTCCCTAACCCTCCCCCGCCCAGCGGGGGAGGGTTAGGGAGGGGAAAAACCCGCTGCTTCCACCCCCCGAAAATCCCACCCCCGCCCCCTGGCCCTCCCCGCCTCCGCGCGCCATCATCCTCCTCACCCGACACCGACAGGAAAGCCCGGCGCGATGAAGCAGGTGATGTTCGTGGAACTCGGCATGGGGGTGGATCTGCACGGCCAGGACGTGACCAAGGCCGCCGTCCGCGCCGTGCGCAACGCCATAGAACGCAACTCGATGCCCGGCATGCGCGCCCTGGTGGACGGCGACACCGGCAGGATGCAGGTGCGGGTCCACCTTGCCGTGCCGGCCGATGCCGACCGGCTCGACCACGAGGCGGTGAAGGCCGTCTTCCCCTATGGCGCCGTCACCATCCACGTCACCGGCGGCGGCATGCTGGCGCCGAGCGGCATCTTCCTCGCCGACAAGAACGACCGCAACGAACAGATCTACGTCGTCAACGCCGCGGTGGAGGTCGGCCTTTGAGCGTTCCAACCGCCGCGGCGTGAGCTTTGCGGCATGACTCAGCCGGCGCGGATGCCGCCGATGAAGCGGTCCATCTGGCGGGTCAACTCCTCTGACTGCATCAGCAGATCGGAGGCGGCCTCTTCCACCTGGCTGGCGCCGCTACCGGTTTCGCCGGCCATCTTCTGCATGCCCTGGACGCGGCTGACCACCTCCTGCGCCCCGTTGGCCGCCTGCTGCACGTTGCGAGCGATCTCGCGGGTCGCCGCTCCCTGCTCCTCGACGGCTGAAGCGATGGTGGTTGCGGTCTCATTGATGCCGGTGATGGTGCTGCTGATGTCGTCGATGGCAGTGACGACGGAACGGGTGGCGGACTGGATCGTCCCGATCTGGGCGCTGATCTCTTCTGTGGCCTTCGCCGTCTGATTGGCGAGGTTCTTGACCTCGCCGGCGACCACGGCGAAACCCTTGCCGGCCTCACCGGCCCGCGCCGCCTCGATGGTGGCGTTCAGTGCCAGCAGGTTGGTCTGCGAAGCGATGGCGTTGATCAGGTTGACCACATCGCCGATCTTACCGGCGGCGGCGGTGAGGCCGGCGACGATCTCGGCCGTCCGCTGGGTTTCGTCCACCGCCTTCTGGCTCATGCTGGTCGACCGGCTGACTTCGGCGCTGATCGCCTGGATCGACGAAGCCAGCTGCTCCGCCGCCGCAGCGACGATCTGCACGCCGCTGCCGGCTTCGGAGGCCGCCCGCAGGGTGTGGTCCGACTGCTCGGCCGCATTCCGGGCGATGTCGGTCAGCACGCCCGAGGTCGAGCGGAGCTGGGATGCCTGCTCGGCAACGCTGTCGACGATGGTCTTGATCTGGGTTTCGAAGCCGTTGGCCAGATCCATCATGCCCTTGCGCCTGTCGGCCGCGGCCTGTTCGGCGGCCTGTTCGGTGTTGCGGCGCAGGGCCTCCATGGCGATGCCATTGTCCTTGAAGACCTGGACGGCTTGGGCCATCGCGCCGATCTCGTCCCGCCGCCCGGCTCCTGAGATGGTCACGCCGTGGTCGCCATCGGCCAGCCGGCGCATGGCGGCCGACAGCGCGGCGATGGGCCCGGTGATCGCCTTGCCCAGATAGGTCGAGGCGATCAGCAGCACCGCGATCACGCCGGCGACCACCGCCAGGGCGCGATAGAGCTTGTCGGCGAAGCTGTTGTCGATGTCGTCGACATAGACGCCCGACGCGATCACCCAATTCCACGGGGTGAAGGGGGCGTCGTAGGAAATCTTGGCATAGACGGCGCTGCCGCCATTCGGCTTGGTGAAGCGGTAGGTGGTGAAACCGCCGCCGGCCTGGGCGTTGGCGATCTGATGACGCAGGAAGGGGAAGCCGTCGACGTCCTTCTCCTCCAGACGCATCTGGCCTTCGAGTTCCTTGCGCGTGCCATGGACCTCGGTGACGCCATTCGTATTGTAGACGAAGAAGTAATCGCCCTTGCCATACCGCAGGGCGCGGATGACGTTCTTCGCGCGCGTCTTGGCCTCTTCCACCGGAAGCGCGCCGCTCATCGCCTCTCGATTGTAATAGTCGGCGATGCTGACGGCTGTTTCCACGATGTTGCGGATCGCCTGCTTGCGATCCTCGATCATCGATTGCTTCAGACTTGTAAAGTTGTGAAACACGATGGCGAACGAACAAAACAATGCCAGCGCAACAAGCGCAAGAATCTTTTTCGTTATGCTGAGGTTATTCAACATGAAAGAACACCCTTCCTCTCACGGCGCTTATCAGAACGCCATTCCGTGCCGTTTCCACATTCGTCGGGTGTCCTTTTGACATAGCTGAACGGACGTTCAAGAAAAAACTCTATACGATATATCAATGGCAGGTCCGCACATTTGCAGGGGAATGATCCGGCCGGAATTCGCCGTCTGCGTTCGTAAACGGCCGACGGTCCGGACGCTGTGGACACGACCATCCCTCGCCCGTCATCCCTTGCTCGTTTGGCGACCGTGCAGGAGCGGATGGGGGGCGGGAACTGCTTCAGCCCCGCCCTTCGCGCATCCTCGCCGGTGAAACGCCGAACCAGCGGCGGAAGGCCCGGCTGAAGGCGCTGACCTCCGAATAGCCGAGCAGCGCGCCGATGTCGGCGATGGGCACATGGCGCTGGCGGATGTAGACCGCGGCCAGATCGCGCCGCACCCCCTCCACCAGATCGGAGAAGCTCAGCCCCTCGTCGGCCAGCCGGCGCTGCAGGGTCCAGCGGGCGATGCCGATCCGGTCGGCGATGTCCTCGACATAGGGCGGGCCTTCCGGCAGCCGCGCCCGCACCTCCGCCTTCACGCGGTCGAGCAGCGGCGGCGTGCCGGTGCCGCGGGCGATGTCGATCAGCGTGCCGCACAGCCCGGTCAGCCGGGCCATGTCGCCGCCGGGCATGCGGCGGTCGAGATGGCGGTCGCGCAGCAGGATGGCGTTGGTGCGCTGGCCGAAATGGGCGGGCGCGTCGAACAGCGCCTCGTGCTGGCGCCAACCCTCCGGCTTGGGATGCTCGAAATGCACCTCCTCCGGCATCCACTGCGGCCCCAGGCAGGCGCGCACCACATTGGCGAACATGCCCATGGTCAGCTCGGCATCCTGCCGCCGCTCGACGATGCAGCCGTCGAGGATGCGGTATTCCAGCCGCAGCAGCTCGCCCTCGCGGACGAAGCGGGTCTCGGTCGCCTGCTGATGGAAGGGGAACAGCCGGGCCAGATGGTCCAGCGCCGCACCCAGCGTCGGGGCGGCCAGCGCGATGGAGCCGATCAGCCCCAGCATCTCCGGCTGGAACTGCCGTCCGAACATCAGGCCGAAATTGTCGTTGCCGGTCTCCGCCGCCGCCACCTCCATCATCGCCACATAGGCGCGGAGGTCGAGCGCCACCGTCGGCTGGCCGAGCGCCCGCTCCTCCACGCCAGCGCGGTGGAACACCCGGTCGGGGCAGCCGCCCTGCGCGGCGATGAAGCCGGACACCCCGCAAGCCGCGGCGGCCAGGATGTTGTTCTGCACAGATCCTGTGCGGCCCCCGTCAAGGCGGCCGGCAGTGTGCCCAAAAGACGGTCGGTGCGGTCCCATGACACAGCCCCTCGCAGCCGGTTTGCCGCAACGCAGCAAACATCATGCCGACTTCAGGCTGCCAGAGACCGTTCGTATAGGAAATTATACGATGGACTTATGATCGTGAGGCCAGGGAGCGGCGAATGCCCCCGCACCCCACGGGCGGGAGCACTCTCCGGGCTTTTTCCGATCAGATGCTGTAATTGTCGGCGATTTCCGAGCGCAGCTGCTCCACCTGATCGCGGAACACCGAGCCGTCGCGGCCGGCGCTGTTGCGCACGTCGCGCACCACCCGCGCCGGGGTGCCGCCCAGCACGATGATGCGGTCGGCCAGATGCACCGCCTCTTCCAGGTCGTGGGTGACGAACAGCACGGTCTTGCCGGTCTCCTGGTGGATGCGGCGCAGTTCGTCCTGAAGGTTGTGGCGGGTGATGGCGTCCAGCGCGCCGAAGGGCTCATCCATCAGCAGGATGTCCGGGTCCACCGCCATGGCGCGGGCGATGCCGATGCGCTGGCGCTGGCCGCCCGACAGCTCGTAGGGCCAGCGGCGGGCATAGCCGTCGAGCCGGACCAGCTTCAGCGCGGCCTCCGCCCGTTGACGCCGCTCGTCGCGGCTGACCGGCAGGCCCTCCAGCCCGAATTCCACATTGCGGATCACCCGGCGCCAGGGCAGCAGGCGGGAATCCTGGAACACCAGCCCGACCGGCCGGTGGCCGGGACGCTGGTCCTGGTGGATGGTGACGCCGCCGCTGCGCGCGGTGTGCAGCCCGGCGACGACGCGCAGGAGCGTGGATTTGCCGACGCCCGACGGGCCGACGATGGCGACGAAGCTGCCGCGCTCGACCGACAGGTTGACGTCGACCAGCACCGGCGGCGCATCCTTGCCATAGCCGATGGACACGTCCTCCAGGTCGATGACCGACGCGGCGGTGGTCTTGGAGAGGGTCACCGCTGCCATGAGAGCACCCGCGACTGAACTTGCATGAACAGGAAATCCGACACGCCGTAGAGCAGCGCGATGGTGACCATGTAGAGCACGACGATGTGGGTCGCCAGCAGGCCCGACGCCTCCATCATCCGCATGCCGAGGCCGGAGATGCCGAACAGCTCGGCCGCGACCACCGTCATCCAGCCCTGCCCCAGCCCGGCGCGCAGGCCCGACAGGATGCCCGGAAGGGCGCCCGGCAGGATGATCTTGAACAGCCGCGGGAACAGCCCGCCCTGGCCGAAGGCATAGCCCAGCTCGATCAGGTCCTTGTCCACCCCGCGCACCGCGGCGTAGCTGGCGTAATAGTTGATCCAGAACACCGTCAGCGCGATCAGGAAGGACGCCGCCGCCTCGCTGACGCCGAACCAGATGATGGCGAAGGGGATCCAGGCGATGGCCGGGATCGGGCGCAGCATGCGCACGACCCAGGCCTGGAAGGCGTCCCACTTGCCCCACAGCGCCGCCGCCGTGCCGAAGGACACGCCGAGGAAGGTGCCCAGCGACAGCCCGACCAGATAATGCGACAGGCTGGCCGTCACCATCGCCTGCCAGGTGCCGCTCTTGAACTCGGTCAGGAAGGCGGCGGGCACGGCGCTCGGCGACGGCAGCAGCCGGGCCGGCACCACGCCGCTGCGCGCCACCGCTTCCCACGCCAGCAGGAAGACGACGACGCCCAGCGCCGACAGGGCGATCTTGTTATAGGTCTTCATCGGCTTTCCGATATCCCTGGGCGCGCCGGATTACTTGGCGACGGCGTCGTAGAAGCTGAAATCGAAGGCTTCGGCCACCGGAATGGTCTCGCTGGCCGACCCGATCTCCTTGGTGAAGGCCATCATCGCCTCCACCGCCGGCACGACCTTGTGCGGATCGGCGACGAACTTGGAACCCGGACCCTTGAAGGCAGCTTCCAGAGTCGCCGGCTCCATCAGGCCCTTGCCGAGATAATTGTTCACCAGCTTCGCCGACGCGGCCGGATCCTTGGCGATCATGTCGACGGCGCGGATGTGGGCCTTGACCAGCGCCTTGATGGCCTCGGGGCTCTTCTTCAGCACTTCGGCGCGGGCGGCGACCACGGTGCCGGGCTGGTCCGGGAACATCTGTGCGCCGGTGGCGAGCAGGGCGACGTTCGGGTCCATCTGCTGGGTGACGGTCACCGTCGGCTCGCGGATGGTGGCAGCGTCGAGCGCACCGGCCAGCAGGGCCTGCTGCGTCTTCTCGATGCCCATCGGCACCAGCTCGACATCGGCCGGATCGACCTTCACCACCTTGAACAGCCAGTGCTTCAGTACGGTGTCGGGAACCGACCCCGGCGGCTGGGTGCCGATCTTCGGCTTGCGGCCGGTGTCGGCGGCGAACTTCCTGAAGGATTCGGCGGTCGGGTTGGCGCCCACCGCCTTGGCGAAGGGACCGCGGGCGGCCACCACCATCTCCTCCACCGCCGAATTGGCGATGACCGAGATGTCGGCGCCCTTGGTGCGGGCGACCAGCACCGGGGCGACACCGGCATAGAGCAGGTCGATCTGGCCGGCGGCCATCGCCTGGATGGCGTGCGGGCCGGATTCGAAACGGGTCAGCTTCAGCTGGATGCCCGCCTCCTTGGCCCAGCCCTGCCCGTCGACGATGAACAGCGGCGACGCGGCCAGGATCGGGATGTAGCCGATCTCCAGCTTCACCGGATCGGCGGCGCGCGCGGTGCCAGGCATGACGGCGACGGCCGATGCGGCAGCCGACGCGAGGGCGACCAGGGCGGCAAGGGTGGAGCGACGGGTCAGGCGGAGCATCGGATCATCCTCGACTGGGGTTCCGACGCTATTTAGCACGGTTGCGCGTTTGGGGAAGAGAGATTTTCACATGATCGTGCACGGGAATTTGCAATAGCACACAAAGTTGATGTTATTTAAGGAGTCGGAATAGGCGAAAACCGCGGAAATTGCGGGTCCGGCGCGGTGCAGGCGGTCCGGACTCAGATCTCCGTCAACAGGTAGAGCGAGACGCCGCAGAGCGAGACACCCACCATCAGGATGGCCACCGCGATGCGGGTCCACAGCGCGATGTGCGAATCGAGCGGTTCGGCAAAGTCGTCGTCGTCCATATCCGGACTTCCGTCACTGTGGGGGAGGCGGCGGGGCGGACCCCGCCGGTTCCTGGTGACGGCAAGCGATAGCGGGGCCGTGTTGCCGCCATGTGTCCCGCGGACGGCCTTGTGTAACGGTTGGTAACGGCGCCCTCCGGCGCGTTACAGCCCCTCCACCACGATCATCTTGAAGTCGGCGGCATCGCGCCGGGCTTCGCGCGCCTTGCGGTATTCCGGGCTGTCGTAGAAGGCCTTGGCACTGCCCAAGTCCGGGAATTCCAGGATGACGATGCGGTTGGGCTGCCAGTCGCCTTCCAGCACCGCCGTTTCGCCGCCGCGGCTGAGGAAGCGCCCGCCATTCCTGGCGATCGCATCGGGGGTCAGCGACTTGTAGACCTCATAGGCGACCGGGTCGGTCACGCGCACGTCGGCGATGATGTAGGCGGCCATGGTTTCCGCATCCTCTCTTGTCTTTTTCGGCCCAAAGAAAAGGGCGCGGGAAGCTTCGCCCCCGCGCCCTTTCCGGTCAATTGCAGATGGATGCCGCAGATGGACGCCGATCAGGCTTCCATCGCCTTCACCACCTCTTCGGTGACCTTCTTGGCGTCGCCGAACAGCATCATCGTGTTCGGCCGGAAGAACAGCTCGTTCTCCACGCCGGCATAGCCCGCCGCCATGCCGCGCTTGATGAAGAACACCGTCTTGGCCTTCTCCACATCCAGGATCGGCATGCCGTAGATCGGCGAGGTCGGATCGGTCTTGGCCGCCGGGTTGGTCACGTCGTTGGCGCCGATGACGAAGGCGACATCCGCCGTGCCGAAGTCGCGGTTGATGTCCTCCAGCTCGAACACCTCGTCATAGGGGACGTTGGCTTCGGCCAGCAGCACGTTCATGTGGCCGGGCATGCGGCCCGCCACCGGGTGGATGGCGTATTTCACATCCACGCCCTCGTGCTTCAGCACGTCGGCCATCTCGCGCAGGGCATGCTGGGCCTGGGCCACCGCCATGCCGTAGCCGGGGACGATGATGACCGACTGGGCGTTCTTCATGATGTAGGCGGCGTCCTCGGCCGAGCCGGCCTTGACCGAGCCCTGCGGACCCTTGGCAGGACCGCCGGCAGCGGCACTCTCGCCGCCGAAGCCGCCGAGGATGACGTTGAAGATCGAGCGGTTCATGCCCTTGCACATGATGTAGGACAGGATCGCGCCCGAAGAGCCCACCAGCGCGCCGGTGATGATCAGCAGGTTGTTCTGCAGGGTGAAGCCGATGCCGCAGGCCGCCCAGCCGGAGTAGCTGTTCAGCATCGAGATGACCACCGGCATGTCGGCGCCGCCGATCGGCAGGATCAGCAGGAAGCCGAGAGCCAGCGCCACCAGCACGATCAGCCACATCGCCGCCGACGAGTTCGACTGCACCAGCCAGATGATGAGGATGACGGTCAGCACGCCCAGCGCCGCGTTCAGCGGGTGCTGCATCGGGAAGACCAGCGGCTTGCCGGTGACGAGGCCCTGCAGCTTGGCGAAGGCGACCAGCGAGCCGGTGAAGGTGATGGCGCCGATGGCGGTGCCGAGCGCCATTTCGACCAGCGAGCCCTTGGCGATGGCGCCGGCCACGCCGATGCCGTAGGCCTCCGGCGAGTAGAAGGCGGCCAGCGCCACGAAGACGGCGGCGAGGCCGACCAGCGAGTGGAAGGCGGCGACCAGCTGCGGCAGCGCCGTCATCTCGATCTTCTTGGCCACCACATAGCCGATGGCGCCGCCGATGGCGATGCCCAGCACGATCATCCAATAGGACTGGACGATGGGGGAGGCCAGCGTGGTCAGGATGGCGATGGTCATGCCGACCATGCCGTAGATGTTGCCCTGGCGCGAGGTCTCCGGGCTGGAGAGCCCGCGCAGCGCCATGATGAAGCAGATGGAGGCGACGAGATAGAGAAGGGCCGACAAGGTTTCCATGGTCTTACTTGCCCTTCTTCTTGAACATGGAGAGCATGCGCTGGGTCACGAGGAAGCCGCCGAAGATGTTGACGCTTGCCAGGATGACGGCGAGGAAGCCCAGGACCTTGGAGAAGCCAAAGCCTGCGGGGCCGGCGGCGATCAGCGCGCCGACGATGATGACCGAGGACACGGCGTTGGTGACGGCCATCAGCGGCGAGTGCAGAGCCGGGGTGACGCGCCAGACGACGTAGTAGCCGACGAAGCAGGCCAGCACGAGCACCGTCAGGCCGGTGACGAAGAAATCGCCGTGGCCGCCGGCGGCCTCCGCGGCGGGCTGGGCCGCGTGAGCGACCTGGGCGGCCAGCTGGTCGGCCTGCTGGCTCAGCGCCGCGAGATTCGCCTTGAGCTCGGCAATACGGGCGGACAGTTGGGTCTGGTCCATTGCGGTAAGTCTCCTCAGGCGCCCGGTCAGCCGGCGAAGGCGGGGTGGACGACGGCGCCATCGCGGGTCAGCGCGATGGCCTTGACGATCTCGTCGTCCCAATTGACGGCGACACCCGTCTCCTTGCCGTGCAGCGAGGTCAGCAGCGCCAGCAGGTTCTTGGCGTAGAGCAGCGATGCGGACTCGGCGATGCGGCTGGCGTAGTTGGCATGGCCGACGATCTTCACGCCGTTGGCCGTGGTCACCACCTCGCCCAGCTTGGCGCCTTCGACGTTGCCGCCCTGCTCCACCGCCAGATCGATGATGACCGAACCCGGCTTCATCGACGCCACATGCTCCGCCGTCACCAGGATCGGCGCCTTGCGGCCGGGGATCAGCGCGGTGGTGATGACGATGTCCTGCTTCTTGATGTGCTCGGCGACCAAGGCGGCCTGCTGGCGCTTGTAGTCGTCCGACATCTCCTTGGCATAGCCGCCGGCGGTCTCCGCCTGTTTGAACTCTTCATTCTCGACGGCGACGAAGCTGCCGCCCAGGGACTGCACCTGCTCCTTCACCGCCGGGCGCACGTCGGTGGCCGAGACGATGGCGCCGAGGCGCTTGGCGGTGGCGATGGCCTGGAGGCCGGCGACGCCGACGCCCATGATGAAGGCACGCGCCGGCGGAACGGTGCCGGCGGCGGTCATCATCATCGGGAAGGCGCGGCCGTATTCCGAGGCGGCATCGACGACGGCCTTGTAGCC
Coding sequences:
- a CDS encoding NAD(P)(+) transhydrogenase (Re/Si-specific) subunit beta translates to METLSALLYLVASICFIMALRGLSSPETSRQGNIYGMVGMTIAILTTLASPIVQSYWMIVLGIAIGGAIGYVVAKKIEMTALPQLVAAFHSLVGLAAVFVALAAFYSPEAYGIGVAGAIAKGSLVEMALGTAIGAITFTGSLVAFAKLQGLVTGKPLVFPMQHPLNAALGVLTVILIIWLVQSNSSAAMWLIVLVALALGFLLILPIGGADMPVVISMLNSYSGWAACGIGFTLQNNLLIITGALVGSSGAILSYIMCKGMNRSIFNVILGGFGGESAAAGGPAKGPQGSVKAGSAEDAAYIMKNAQSVIIVPGYGMAVAQAQHALREMADVLKHEGVDVKYAIHPVAGRMPGHMNVLLAEANVPYDEVFELEDINRDFGTADVAFVIGANDVTNPAAKTDPTSPIYGMPILDVEKAKTVFFIKRGMAAGYAGVENELFFRPNTMMLFGDAKKVTEEVVKAMEA
- a CDS encoding NAD(P) transhydrogenase subunit alpha, whose amino-acid sequence is MDQTQLSARIAELKANLAALSQQADQLAAQVAHAAQPAAEAAGGHGDFFVTGLTVLVLACFVGYYVVWRVTPALHSPLMAVTNAVSSVIIVGALIAAGPAGFGFSKVLGFLAVILASVNIFGGFLVTQRMLSMFKKKGK
- a CDS encoding Re/Si-specific NAD(P)(+) transhydrogenase subunit alpha — its product is MKVAIPKERRAGELRVAASPETVKKLKGLGLDVVVESGAGLGSSITDAAFEAAGAAIAADAASALADADIVLKVQRPLIAAEGGEDELALMRRGTLLFAILNPYNSRDHVKAYADAGVNAFAMEFMPRITRAQVMDVLSSQANLAGYKAVVDAASEYGRAFPMMMTAAGTVPPARAFIMGVGVAGLQAIATAKRLGAIVSATDVRPAVKEQVQSLGGSFVAVENEEFKQAETAGGYAKEMSDDYKRQQAALVAEHIKKQDIVITTALIPGRKAPILVTAEHVASMKPGSVIIDLAVEQGGNVEGAKLGEVVTTANGVKIVGHANYASRIAESASLLYAKNLLALLTSLHGKETGVAVNWDDEIVKAIALTRDGAVVHPAFAG